ATGTCACCATCACCGTACCGGGTTCAATCTCGATGTCCGGCGAATTTTTATCGAGTGCCTCGGAGGTACCTTCCATTTTTGATATCGGCCCTCTCGCCCCGAGCGGAATCGTGACTTCAACGATTGGTGGTGCGTGTTCGGGCCCCTGTGGCAACGCCGGAAATATTTCGGTCACGACCGGGTCTCTGAGTATTCAGAACGGCGGGCGTATTGACAGCGGCACCGGGAGCACGGGCCTGGGAGGTAACGTCACCATCGCTGCAGCAAATACGATCTCATTGTCCGGAACCTTACTTGATGGGACCCCGGTCGGGATATTCAGCCGATCAATCGGCACCACCCCCGACGCAGGCACAGGCGGCAATATATCTCTTACAGCTGGGCAATCTGTGGCAATCTCGAATGGCGCGTCCGTCTCAGCCAGCAGCATCGGCCCCGGTGCCACGGGCAACATTCAGATCAATGCCGGCAATCAATTCACGATGATGAACAGCACGGTCACGACGGAGGCCAGCCAGTCGCGCGGCGGCACGATCAAGATATCGACGAATCCCAACGGCACGGTGCAACTCATCGATAGTAAGATCAGCGCGTCGGTCCTCGATGGCACGGGCGGGGGGGGGAGCGTAAGCATCGATCCGCAGTTCGTCCTCCTCCAGAACAGTCAGATCCTGGCCAATGCCGTCTTTGGACCGGGTGGAAATATCTTCATCACGACCAATCTCCTATTGCCGGATTCGACCAGTGTCATCTCAGCCTCGTCGCAATTTGGCGAGAACGGCACAATCACGATTCAATCGCCGATCGCGCCGGCGAGCGGCAAGATCCTGCCGTTGCCACAGAAACCGCTGATCGCGACGACGTTGCTCAGTCAGCGCTGCGCGGCCCTCGCGGGCGGGAACTACAGCAGCTTTACCGTCGCAGGGCGGGACAGTCTCCCCGCTGAACCGGCTGGCTGGCTCTCGAGTCCGCTCACAGCCTTGGGGGAAGGCACGGGGCGAGGGGCGAGGGGCGAGAGGGTGGATGCGAACACGCCGGGCGCGGGCGAGGAACCAGAGACGAGAGGCGAGGGGGAGGGTTTGTCTGGTTTAGTACGTTTGTCTGGCTCATCTGGTTCATCGGACCAGCAGCACGAAACAAACCAAACAAACGAGCATCCCGTTGTGTCGTTGCGGAGGATTGCCCCGCCGGGGTTCTTAACCCAGAGCTTCGCCGCGGACTGGTCCGCAGGCTGCGCTTCATGACCCATCGCCTCGGGAGGCCCGCGCTTCTCTGTGCCACTCGGTTTACTCGCCAACTTCTGTTTTGCATCGGCCTCGCCTTCATTACCGTCCTGACAGACACTTCAGCTTTTCCGCAGACGGTGATCGATCCGACTGGACGATCCGGGCAACCGCCCGGACCCTTGAAGGAAGAGTTTCAACGGCCCCAGCCGCCTCCGAGCCCCGTGCTCCCGATCGTTCCGCTTCCTCCTGAGGGCGAAGCGGAGAAACGGCCGGGCGCCGTGCGGGTCTTCGTGCATGACATTCACGTAGTCGGCAGCACCGTGTTTACTGATGCCGAGATCAACGAAGTCATGGCCCCGTTTAAGAACCGCGAGCTGGTGACCGAAGATCTCGAGCGGCTCCGGCTCTCCCTCACCCTACTCTATCTCAATAAAGGCTACCTGACCTCGGGCGCAATCATCCCCGATCAGGACGTCACGTTCGGCGTCATCAAGATCCAAATCATCGAAGGGAAGTTGACGCGGATCGACATCGAAGGCAACAAGTGGTTCAATTCCTCCTACTTGCGCAATCGTTTGGAACTCGGCGTCCGCACACCGGTGACGTTTCCCCCGATCGAGGAGCAGATGCAACTGTTACAGCAGGATCGACGCATCGAGCGCGTGACCGCGGAGCTGCGACCCGGTGATGCGCCGGGGGAGGCTACGCTGGACGTGAAGGTCGCGGACAAAAATCCGTTTCATGCCGGGATGGAGGTCAACAACTATCAGTCGCCGCTGGTCGGCGAGATGCGCGGAATCGGCACGCTGACCCACGACAACCTGACGGGTCATGGCGATCCGCTGAGCGTCAGCTATGGCCAATCGAGCGGCGCGTTCCCGATCGTCTACGGTTCGTATGAGCTGCCGCTCAACCGCTATGGGACGACGTTTTCACCGTACTACAGGCGCTACGACTTCAAACTGATTGAATCGCCGTTCGATCCGTTGGGCATCAAGACCAATACCGAGATCATCGGCATGAGTCTTCGCCATCCGATCTATCGCACTGTCAACGACGAAGTTGCTCTCTCGATCATCGGCGAGCATCTGTTTACTCAAAGTTTTATCTTCGGCGATGTTCCATTTAGCTCCTTCCCGGGATTTCAGAACGGCGCAGCCACGGTGTCCGCCCTCCGTTTCGCACAGGACTGGACCCATCGGACGATTGATACAGTTGTCGCCCTGCGCTCGCGATTCAGTGTCGGCTTGAACGTACTGGGCGCGACGATCAATTCTAATTCCGACACGCCGGACGGGCAGTTCTTCTCATGGTTGGGCCAGGCGCAGGCGATTCAGCAATTTGGCGAGAAACTTCTCGGCATGCAGCTGCTCAGTCGCATGGACCTGCAGGTCACCAACTCGCCGCTGTTCCCGCTCGAGCAAGTCGCGCTCGGTGGGCGATACACGGTGCGAGGCTACCGAGAGGTGACGATCTTACGGGATAATGCGTTCATTGCCTCAGTGGAGTCGCGCTTCCCATTAATTCGCTTTGCAAGCGGCGAACCGATGATCCAGTTCGCCCCCTTTGCGGATGTCGCCCATGGGTGGAATATCGGTGCCAATCGGCCCTCCCCCGTGGCTCCCGTCACGACCTTCCCCGACACCTTGGCAAGCGTAGGTCTAGGGCTTCGATGGAATATTCTCCCGAAAGATCGCGCGAGTTTCGAAGTGTATTGGGGCCAGCAACTCAATCACGTCACGTTCAATCAGAACACACTCCAGGATCATGGAGTTCATATCGGTTTTGTGGCCAACCTGTTCTAATGGAATCGGGGGGGGAGAACCTCGATTTGAAGAATTTCTTAGTTTTGGAGCGAGCATGGAAGATCGATTCAGAAAAGAGGAGCGGTCCACCTCCCCCTTTCCCCCTCCTTAATAAGGAGGGGTTAGGGGAAGTGGGTCGAACAAGTTCCGTTTGGCACACGACATGCACAATTCTCACCGTATGATTATGACAACGAATCTAAGCCGACTCTTTCTCATATTCATCGTGGCAGCCGGTTTGATGCTGACGAGAACGTCAGGAACGGTTGGTGCGGTCGAGCCCTCTCCCGATACGTTGATGAAGCAGGGACTTCAAGCGTATCAGCGGGGGGCGTTTGAGCAGGCGCTTGCTGCGTGGAAACAGGCAGCCGGGCTCTACGAACAAGCCGGCAAAGTCAGGGAACAGAGCCAGGCACTGGTGCAGGCCGCTCACGCTTCCGAATCCATCGGACAGGTGAGTCAGGCGCTGCAGGAACTGGAAGTGGCATTGGCCCTTGCTCAGCAAACCCAGGATCGCGCATGGATCGCCACCGTGCTGGAGAATCTCGGACGCACTTACCTGGCGGCCCGACAGCCGGAGGCAGCGACGCAGCATTTGACACAGGCCTTGGAGATGGCCACCGCCGAGGGAAATCCGAGTTTGATTGCCGCAATCCAGAACGACCTCGGCCTTGCCCAGGTTTCCCGGCACCAGGACACCGAGGCATTGGCTTCGTTCACCGCCAGTGCGCAAGGCGCCATCGCAGCGGGCGAACGGCCGCTGGCCGTCCGCGCGCAAGTCAACGCGGCCCGAGTCTCGCTCAAGTTGGACCAACCGGATGCCGCACGGAACTGGCTGGATCAGGCCCTCAATGGACTGAAAGACTTCGAGCCGTCGCATGATAAGGCGACCGGTTTAATCCAGCTCGGATTGGGCTACCAACAACTCTTGCCGGCAATGGAGACCCTCCATGCGCCTTTGCTCTTGCGCGCGGCCGGCGCCTTTGTGGAAGCAGACACGGTGGCGCGGAAGATCGGAGACACACGGACGCTTTCTTATGCTGAAGGGTATCTCGGCCACCTTTACGAGACCGAACATCGCAACGACGAAGCCCTGCAACTGACGAGACGAGCCGTGTTCACCGCTCAGTCGGCCAACGCGCCGGAGTCGCTCTACCGCTGGCAGTGGCAGTTGGGGCGTTTGCTCGCCGCAACCGGGAAATTGGACGAGTCCCTCGCTGCCTACAACTACGCCATCGAGACGCTGCGTCCCATCCGGATGGAAGTCGCCTCAGCCTTGTCGACCGGCTCTCTCTCCGGAGAAGAATCGGTGCGCTCCCTCTTCTTTGAGCTGGCCGATCTGTTGCTGCACCGGGCCTCGCTCACGCCGGATGCGAAAGTGGCCGAAGACTACCTGCGCCGCGCGCGCGATGCAATCGAATCGTACAAGGCCGCGGAGCTGCGGGATTACTTCCGCGATGAGTGTGTGGATGCGCTCCAGGCAAGGCTCACGAAACTCGACACGGTGTCGCCAACCACAGCGGTGATTTACCCCATCGTGTTTGCCGATCGGACGGAGCTGCTGGTCAGTCTCCCCACCGGCCTTCAGCGTATCTCTGTTCCCGTCACGGCGCCTGAGCTGACAAAAGAAGTCCGCATATTTCGAAAGCTGGTAGAGAAACGGACGACCCGTGAATATCTCCCCCATGCGCAGCAACTCTATGACTGGTTGATTCACCCCCTTGAATCGGAATTGATACGGCAGAAGATCGAAACTCTCGTGTTCGTCCCCGACGGAGTGCTCCGCACAATCCCCTTCTCCGCCCTGCATAATGGGACCTCGTTCCTCATCCAGAAGTATGCGGTTACCATGACACCCGGGCTCTACCTGACCGACCCAAGACCGCTAGATCGTGAGAAAATTCGCTTCCTTGCGGGCGGTCTTACGAAATCGGTCCAGGGTTTTCCTTCCTTGCCCTACGTCGCAGAAGAGATGGATACGGTCCGCTCGCTCTATCAAGCCGACCAATTACTGAACCAGGATTTTCGGACCCCTCTCCTGGAACAGGAATTGCGTGAGAGCCGGTATGGGATTCTCCATATCGCCACGCACGGGAAGTTTTCAACCGATGCGAATGACTCGTTCCTCCTGACGTTCGACGGGAAGCTTACGATGAGCAAACTCGATAGTTTGATTGGACTGTTCAGGTTCCGGCAAGATCCGCTCGAATTGTTGACCTTGAGCGCCTGTCAAACTGCCGTCGGGGATGATCGAGCCGCTCTGGGCTTGGCTGGCGTGGCGATCAAGGCCGGAGCACGCAGCGCGCTCGCGACGCTCTGGTTTATCAATGACGAGGCATCGGCTGCGTTGATCGGCGAGTTTTACCGGCAACTGCGCGATCCAGCCATATCGAAAGCGACCGCGCTTCAGCGCGCGCAGCAAAAACTTCTGGGCGATCGGGTCTATGAACATCCGGCCTATTGGTCGCCGTTTCTGTTGTTGAACAACTGGCTATGATTCACCGAATCACTATGCTACCGTTCGCGCGACATTCTTCGGTTGAGTCTGGCAAGGAGGGCGCCGTGAAAACATTCGTGGGGCTCATGCTGATGGTGGGAACCGGCTTGACATTGGTGTGGTCCGGAAGCGGTCCGATTGACGCCGTGGCAGAGCAGTCGGTCGTGTCACCGGATGATCCCTCGAAACCACTCTATGTCCCGCCTAAGAAGTATGCACCGCGCGCCCGTGTAGGCGGCGAATTGCGCGGAACGGATGAGAGCGATCCTGAGATCGCAGCCCTAGTGCCCGATCACGTGGCATTGACGGCTAAAAAAACCCCTTCGCTGAACTGGTATCTTTCAAAACCGACGAAACATCAAATTCGCTTCACGTTCGTCGACAGCCGGATCATCAAACCGATGTATGAGGCCC
The sequence above is a segment of the Nitrospiraceae bacterium genome. Coding sequences within it:
- a CDS encoding ShlB/FhaC/HecB family hemolysin secretion/activation protein, whose protein sequence is MTHRLGRPALLCATRFTRQLLFCIGLAFITVLTDTSAFPQTVIDPTGRSGQPPGPLKEEFQRPQPPPSPVLPIVPLPPEGEAEKRPGAVRVFVHDIHVVGSTVFTDAEINEVMAPFKNRELVTEDLERLRLSLTLLYLNKGYLTSGAIIPDQDVTFGVIKIQIIEGKLTRIDIEGNKWFNSSYLRNRLELGVRTPVTFPPIEEQMQLLQQDRRIERVTAELRPGDAPGEATLDVKVADKNPFHAGMEVNNYQSPLVGEMRGIGTLTHDNLTGHGDPLSVSYGQSSGAFPIVYGSYELPLNRYGTTFSPYYRRYDFKLIESPFDPLGIKTNTEIIGMSLRHPIYRTVNDEVALSIIGEHLFTQSFIFGDVPFSSFPGFQNGAATVSALRFAQDWTHRTIDTVVALRSRFSVGLNVLGATINSNSDTPDGQFFSWLGQAQAIQQFGEKLLGMQLLSRMDLQVTNSPLFPLEQVALGGRYTVRGYREVTILRDNAFIASVESRFPLIRFASGEPMIQFAPFADVAHGWNIGANRPSPVAPVTTFPDTLASVGLGLRWNILPKDRASFEVYWGQQLNHVTFNQNTLQDHGVHIGFVANLF
- a CDS encoding CHAT domain-containing protein, translated to MIMTTNLSRLFLIFIVAAGLMLTRTSGTVGAVEPSPDTLMKQGLQAYQRGAFEQALAAWKQAAGLYEQAGKVREQSQALVQAAHASESIGQVSQALQELEVALALAQQTQDRAWIATVLENLGRTYLAARQPEAATQHLTQALEMATAEGNPSLIAAIQNDLGLAQVSRHQDTEALASFTASAQGAIAAGERPLAVRAQVNAARVSLKLDQPDAARNWLDQALNGLKDFEPSHDKATGLIQLGLGYQQLLPAMETLHAPLLLRAAGAFVEADTVARKIGDTRTLSYAEGYLGHLYETEHRNDEALQLTRRAVFTAQSANAPESLYRWQWQLGRLLAATGKLDESLAAYNYAIETLRPIRMEVASALSTGSLSGEESVRSLFFELADLLLHRASLTPDAKVAEDYLRRARDAIESYKAAELRDYFRDECVDALQARLTKLDTVSPTTAVIYPIVFADRTELLVSLPTGLQRISVPVTAPELTKEVRIFRKLVEKRTTREYLPHAQQLYDWLIHPLESELIRQKIETLVFVPDGVLRTIPFSALHNGTSFLIQKYAVTMTPGLYLTDPRPLDREKIRFLAGGLTKSVQGFPSLPYVAEEMDTVRSLYQADQLLNQDFRTPLLEQELRESRYGILHIATHGKFSTDANDSFLLTFDGKLTMSKLDSLIGLFRFRQDPLELLTLSACQTAVGDDRAALGLAGVAIKAGARSALATLWFINDEASAALIGEFYRQLRDPAISKATALQRAQQKLLGDRVYEHPAYWSPFLLLNNWL